A section of the Acidobacteriota bacterium genome encodes:
- the hypA gene encoding hydrogenase maturation nickel metallochaperone HypA produces MHELSLAKEIVRLVSSELSKRGNPRLLAVRLRIGKLAAVDPEAFSFSFQSIIEDTELAGARLVIEDVPIRGRCRDCGKEFEIKEGMSFTCPDCSSASCELISGQEFDLISIEVEGKDEGKTAG; encoded by the coding sequence ATGCACGAGCTTTCTTTAGCCAAAGAGATCGTTCGTCTCGTTTCTTCGGAGCTTTCGAAACGGGGCAATCCACGCCTTCTTGCGGTAAGATTGCGGATAGGAAAGCTCGCCGCAGTCGATCCTGAGGCGTTTTCCTTCTCCTTTCAGAGTATAATAGAGGATACTGAACTCGCTGGGGCGCGGTTGGTGATAGAAGATGTCCCTATTCGGGGGAGATGCCGCGATTGCGGTAAGGAGTTTGAGATAAAGGAAGGGATGAGTTTTACCTGCCCCGATTGTTCCTCTGCTTCCTGTGAGCTTATCTCGGGGCAGGAGTTTGATCTAATATCCATAGAGGTGGAGGGGAAAGATGAAGGCAAAACCGCCGGATAG